The nucleotide sequence TTTTTTATTTGCGCAATTTCCTGGGCAGATAACGGTTTTTCTGGTTGACACAAACAGTGTTTGGAGCCACTAAGCAGTAGTAAGGAAAGCAAAAATGTCATTCGTTTCATAACCATATTTTTTAATCAGAAGGCAGCCTGACACCGGTTCACAGACCGGGTCTGGATGAACCGGGTCAAAGTTCACGAATAAAAAAAGGCGTGTAAATCCCCATATGTGGGGATAGGAGGTAGCCAATCAGACTACTGGTGACAGCAATTCGAAAGAAAAAACGGAAGATAGCTTACTACACCAGACCCTCCCGCAACGCTTTGGCTACGGCCTCGGTCATGGAAACAACATGGAGTTTTTCGTAGATATGCTTCATGTAGGTGCGGACCGTCTCGTAGCTGATGTTCATCCGGTCGGCAATCATTTTGTAGCTAAGTCCCTCAACCAGATATTTTAAGGTTTCCTGCTCACGGGTAGTGAGGGCATAATGGGGTGCTGAGGATGCGGGAGTTGGTAATTGCTGGAACACCTGTACGGCCTTGCGGGCAATGCTGGGCGAGAGTGGAGCACCCCCGGCATGAGCGTCCTGTACGGCTTCAATCAGGCGAGTGGGCGTCGAATTTTTCAGGATGTACCCCACGGCCCCTGCGCAGAGGGCGCGGAAAATCTTGTCCTCTTCCTCAAAGACGGTAAGCATGACAATGTTGATGAGCGGGTATTTGGCGTGGATAGCCTGCGTGGCCCGAATACCATCCAGGCCGGGCATTTCAATATCCATCATAATGACGTCAGGCTGGGCATCCTGTAGCTGGCGATCCCAATTGACTGGGTTGGGGAACGCCCCGATCAATTCGATACCGGGCATTCCGTCGAGGAGTATCGAGAGGGAATCGCGGATGGCCGTATTGTCTTCGTAGAGAATAACGCGCATGGTGAGCCTCACCGGTTGATTATGTGGCAAAGTACAACAAAGTGCTCATCAACCTCAATCCCCACATTCGGGTATAGGAGGATACAGCCGAATAATAGAAAACGTCCGATTCCAATCAGGACAAGACAATAGTTTTCCTACGTCTTCCTAGAGGGCCATAACTGTTAAGGGCCTCGTTTGGGCTAGCATGTTGCAGCTTAGATGCGGTCACTTATAATTGTAGAGCCCCCTCTCCAGCAGATCGTAGGTCTCCACCAGGCTCTGAACCAGCTGATGACTTAGATATTCCTACATTAAGTCAAGCCGGTTAAATGAGCTGCTGGAAAAAGGCCAAATTCAGGTTATTTTAATTTGGTAAACTTTAGCAGGCTACCGAATACTGCCACCCGGATTCAACCCACTGGGGACACGAGTCGGGATGTACTTATCAAAATTAGAATCAGTCAGGGCATGCAGAAACGAAATGAGCTGATCCTGCTCAGCAGTGCCCAGAGCGATCCGCTGTATATTGGCGTCTAACTGCTGCACCGGCACGTGCGGGTTTTGTGAAATAGGCTCACCGATATCGTCATAAAACTTCATCACCTGCTTCAGCGTTTTAAAGACCCCGTTGTGCATATACGGAGCCGTCAGCCCTACATTTCTCAACGTAGGTGTCCGGAACGCATAGCCCCCCATCGCTCCCGCGTCTGAACTGGTCAGTTGGGTATTGTCAGGCACTGACATCACATGTAGTTTGTAATCGGAAAACATCGGCCCTGAATGACAGATAGGACAGCCCTCGTCCTTAAAAAGACGCATGCCCTGAATTTGCTGGTCAGTAAGAGCCGTTTTATCACCCTTCTGGTAGCGGTCGAAGGGAGAATTCATAGCCACTAAGGTGCGCTCGAAAGCCGCAATGGCGGTGCTGATGGTAGCCGCTGTAATAGCCTGGCTGCTGCCAAAGGCAGCTTCAAACAGGTGTCGGTACTCCGCGATTTTTGTCAACCGGGCCACCAGAGTGTCTATCGTGACGGCTTCGCTGTAGCCATGTCCGCGCATTTCCTCAAAAGTCGTTAGCGGGCTGATTACCTGATTTTCCAGACTCTGGATACGCGAATCCCAGAACATAGGTGCGGTCCGCGGCATATACTTCCCGCTGGCATCCATGCCATTAAACACTACGTTGAGCAAGGTCGGAGAATTTCGTTTAGTAACTGGCACGTCGTTCGGCAGCAGGAATCGGCGGTTTTGTCCATAACCAATAGCATTGGCACCCAACGACAGGTCCAATCCATCGGTATAAGCATTATTGGGATGATGGCAGGTAGCACAAGCTACATCTTTACCGCCCGATAGAATTGGGTCCCAAAACAGCGCCTGGCCAAGCGCAGCCGTATCATTGGTAATTGGGTTACTGACCGGAGTGTTGTCCACAATTGGCTGAATAGACGAAGTCGTGGTGGGCACAATAGCCGTACTATCGTCTTTTGTACACGCCTGGATAACCACAGCGAAAAAAATAAAAATCGTCAGTAAGGCAACTAGATTTTTGCACATACCCTGATCGGATTGTGTGTAAGTAAGTTACGTAAAGTTTGCAACAGTTGAATTTGGTCAGCATCGTATATATGTTCCATGATACGTTACTTTAAGAATTGCACGGATACGATGCTGATTTCAATTCATCGTTGTGGGAAAGTGCCTCTGTAAGTTAATAACAATGAAATTGTTTATTGACAAATTCAGGTAGATTGTTTCGATCTGCTATTCCAGGCAAAGACGAACTTTTGATATGTGTTCACAACCGATCTCTACTCCACGATTTTATGATTGACTTTTACGTTTCTGAGCGTAAAACCGTCGACTACCGTTTTATCAATAGCCGCGTTTTTACTTTCAACTACGAAGTTTTCGAACGTAAAATTAGAAAGCTTGTCATGGTCAGAAATGGCAACGTCGAAGAACGTATCGCAGGTCAGCTCAATATTTTTAAGACGCACATGATCGGAGTAGGACAGCGGTACGTCGGGTCGCCCCTGTAAATCGAAAAACTGCGTCCAGGGCTTCACATACAGAAGGCTATGCGCCTGCCCTCTGATGTTTTCCAGCGTAATGTATTCGTACAGCTGCGGAGTATCGGGCCGCATCTTCAGCCACAGCACCCGGCTGGCTTCGCTGACGTGGCAGTTGCGCATCAGAATGTTCCGGTTATGAATGGCTTCACTGCCGCAGGTTAGCGCTGAATGGCAGAAGCCAAACTCACAGTCCTCAATGATGATGTTGGTGTTGGCACCGTTGCTGGGTACCCGGTCGGCCCAGGGGCCTTTGCCGCCTTTAAGCGCAATCGCGTCGTCATTGACCGACATATAACATCCTTTAATGAGCACGTTGGAACAGGCATCCAGGTCAATGGCGTCCGTGCTGGGCGCCTTGACGGGTTTGTAGGGCGAATAAATGTGGGCATTCAGAACTTTTACGTTCTGACACTGGTAGTAGTGACTGGTCCAGAAGCCTGCATTATGCAGTTTCACATCCTGAACCTGTACGTTGTTGCATCGCCAGATAAAGACCAGCCGAGGCCGCGAAACCTCAAGATTCGTACAGTTGGGATTTTCTTTACGTCGGGCCCAGAAGGCTTCCCAGAAGCGCAGCCCATTCCCATCAATCGTTCCTTTTCCCGAAATGGTAAAGCCATCGACCTGATAGGCATTGACCAGTGCCGCAAAGTAGTCCAGACTCTGGCCCTCCATCCGCGAGGGCAATTTTGGGTAGTCGGCGATGTTGTTGGAGCCTTTCAGAACGGCCCCCTCCACTACGTGCAGATGCGTTTTGGGCTTGAAAAATAACGCTCCACTCATAAACGTGCCCTTCGGTATCACGATTACGCCCCCACCTTTCTGGGCGGCCAAATCAATAGCCTTCTG is from Spirosoma taeanense and encodes:
- a CDS encoding response regulator transcription factor codes for the protein MRVILYEDNTAIRDSLSILLDGMPGIELIGAFPNPVNWDRQLQDAQPDVIMMDIEMPGLDGIRATQAIHAKYPLINIVMLTVFEEEDKIFRALCAGAVGYILKNSTPTRLIEAVQDAHAGGAPLSPSIARKAVQVFQQLPTPASSAPHYALTTREQETLKYLVEGLSYKMIADRMNISYETVRTYMKHIYEKLHVVSMTEAVAKALREGLV
- a CDS encoding cytochrome-c peroxidase, whose product is MCKNLVALLTIFIFFAVVIQACTKDDSTAIVPTTTSSIQPIVDNTPVSNPITNDTAALGQALFWDPILSGGKDVACATCHHPNNAYTDGLDLSLGANAIGYGQNRRFLLPNDVPVTKRNSPTLLNVVFNGMDASGKYMPRTAPMFWDSRIQSLENQVISPLTTFEEMRGHGYSEAVTIDTLVARLTKIAEYRHLFEAAFGSSQAITAATISTAIAAFERTLVAMNSPFDRYQKGDKTALTDQQIQGMRLFKDEGCPICHSGPMFSDYKLHVMSVPDNTQLTSSDAGAMGGYAFRTPTLRNVGLTAPYMHNGVFKTLKQVMKFYDDIGEPISQNPHVPVQQLDANIQRIALGTAEQDQLISFLHALTDSNFDKYIPTRVPSGLNPGGSIR
- a CDS encoding rhamnogalacturonidase, with protein sequence MRTIVIALACTIAINAQLIAQNAGKASFPDGSPISSWFTTVQKVNLAQLGKSYVITDFGVKSDSTLVQTSAIQKAIDLAAQKGGGVIVIPKGTFMSGALFFKPKTHLHVVEGAVLKGSNNIADYPKLPSRMEGQSLDYFAALVNAYQVDGFTISGKGTIDGNGLRFWEAFWARRKENPNCTNLEVSRPRLVFIWRCNNVQVQDVKLHNAGFWTSHYYQCQNVKVLNAHIYSPYKPVKAPSTDAIDLDACSNVLIKGCYMSVNDDAIALKGGKGPWADRVPSNGANTNIIIEDCEFGFCHSALTCGSEAIHNRNILMRNCHVSEASRVLWLKMRPDTPQLYEYITLENIRGQAHSLLYVKPWTQFFDLQGRPDVPLSYSDHVRLKNIELTCDTFFDVAISDHDKLSNFTFENFVVESKNAAIDKTVVDGFTLRNVKVNHKIVE